The sequence TCGAGAGTTACGTGCCGATGATGATGTTCGCCATCGTCTTCGGCCTGAGCATGGACTATGAGGTCTTCCTGCTCTCCCGGGTGCACGAGTTCTGGGAGCTCACCGGGGACAGCAAGGCCGCCGTCGCGCACGCCCTGGAGATCACCGCCCGGGTGATCACCTGCGCCGCGCTGATCATGGTCAGCGTCTTCGCCGCCTTCATCGTCAGCGACAACATCGTGGTCAAGATGCTGGGGCTGGGCCTGGCGGTGAGCGTGCTGATCGACGCCACGGTGGTGCGGCTGCTGCTGGTGCCGGCGGTGCTCACCCTGCTGGGCGCCCGCGCCTGGTGGACGCCGCGCTGGCTGGACCGGATCCTGCCGCACATCAACGCCGAGGGCTCCCCCGAGGCGGAGCCCGCTCAGGCCAGTTCCAGCGCCAGGTAGAAGTCCACCCGGTCCTCCAGCCGGGACAGGTCACGCCCGGTCAGCTCCTCGATCCGGCCGATCCGGTACCGCAGCGTGTTCACGTGCACGTGCAGCTGAGCCGCACACCGCGTCCAGGAGCCGTCCGAGCGCAGGAACGCCTCCAGGGTGCGGACCAGGTCCGCCTGGTGCTCGATGTCGTAGGCGATCACCTTGTCCAGCAGCCGGCTGCGGAAGGCCCGGCGCACCTCGTCCGGCACCGCCGCGAGCAGCAGCACGTGCGAGGCCAGCTCCTCGGGACCGGCCACGCAGACCCGGCCGACCCGGGCCGCCGCGATCCGCCGCGCGTGCCGCGCCTCCTCCAGCGCGCCGCGCAGGCCGCCGGCCTCCAGTGCGGGCGCAGACACTCCGACGGTGATCCGGCCCTCCGAGCCGAGCCCGGCCTCCAGCGGGGCGAGCAGCTCGCGCAGCGCGTCCGCCGGCACGGCCGTCGCCGGCGCGGGCAGCACCACCACGGCCCCGGTGCCCGAGCCCGCGATCAGCGCGCGCTCCGAGGTGTCGGTCAGCGCCTCCTCCAGCACCGCCCGCACCACCCCGTCCGGCAGGCCGGTGCCCTCGGCGCTGAGCACCAGCCAGGAGCCCTCCGGCTCCTGCGGCGTGGGCACCGCGCCCTCGTACTGGGCGGTCATCGCCGAGGAGGCGTAGAGGGTGCGGCTGATCTCGGCCGGGTCGGCGTCGCGCTGAAGCAGCGTCAGCACCTCGTCGGCCAGCCGGCGGCGCAGCCGGCGCCCCTCGTCGCGGCGGATCCGCTCGGCGGCGACCAGCCTGGCCAGGTTCTCGGCCAGCTGCTGACGCTTCGTCGTCCACTCGGTGACGTCCCCGGCCACCGCGAGCACCCAGTCGGCCAGCGGCGTCTCCTCCTCCGGCTGGGCGGCGGCGGGCAGCAGCGAGTAGGAGCCGGAGACCAGGCGGGCCCGGTGCGGCGGGCGGCGGCGCTGGCGCTGGGCGGCCAGGTGGGCGCGGACCAGCTGGTCGCGGTCCTCGGCGGTCAGGTGCTCGGTGGGACCGGCGACCACCCGGCCGGTCGGGGTGAGCACCCAGCAGTCCAGGTCCAGGTCACCGCCGAGCAGGTCGAGCACCGCGTCCAGGCCGCCACCGCCGGCGGCCGAGACCAGCAACCGGTGCCGGTCGACCAGCGCCGCGAGGTCGGCGGCCCGGTCGGCCGAGACCTGCCGGCCGATGAACTCGGTCAGGGTGGAGAAGGCGATGTCGTCGGGCACCGCGAGCAGCGGCATCCGGTGCCGGCGGCAGGCCTCGATCAGGTCCTCGGGCACCGGCCCGACCTCCGCCTCGCCGGCCGCCAGGGCGACCGCCCCGCCGGCCGCCAGGGTTCGCACGAAGCGCTCGGAGTCCTCCGGCGAGGTGCGCCAGAGCATGCCGGTGAGCACCAGCTCGCCACCGTGCAGGTAGCGGCCCGGGTCGTGCAGGTCCGTGGTCATGACACCGCTGACCTGGCGGTCGAGCTCGTCCTCAGCGGCGAGCAGCCGGAGTCTCGGGGCTCCGGGGGCGAGCAGGTCACGGACGCGCATCCGCTGACTCCTTCGTCTGAACGGGGGGTGACCAGGAAGATTCGGGGGGACAGTGTGCCCGATCTCGGGGCGTTCGGTGTTACGTATCAGCAGTGGGCCGGGTCACGGGGTCATCGCTTCACCGTCACGGCCGGATTACGGTCGTAAGGGGCGGCTGAGGAACCGCTCAGCAGGGCATTCATCTCCCTTAGAGGAACGTACAGGATGCCGGGTGACACCGGCGTACGGGCTTCATGCCATCGGTGACTGCCTCCGAGGTGTCGAACGGCGGTTCACTGGCCACACGCCGCCGGACACACCCCGGTGACCAGGACCCAACGCCCCGGCAACGCCTCGGCGGCAAGTCCGAACACCGGAGGTTTGGGAATTCCGCGCCCCGCCCGCCAAACGGGCGACGCCCCGCGGATTCCGGGCACAGTGCCCAAAGGTTCGATCGGCGACGACTTGAGGAGACACCCGCATGGAGTTCCTGCGGCCCGCTACCTGGGACGAGGCGCTCGCGGCGAAGGCTGAGTACCCGACCGCGCTGCCGATCGCTGGCGGCACGGACGTGATGGTCGAGATGAACTTCGACGTGCACCGGCCTTCCGCGATTCTCGACCTGAACCGCATCACCGAGCTGACCGAGTGGTCGGTCGACAGCGATGTGGTCCAGCTCGGCGCCTCGGTGCCCTACAGCCGGATCATCAACGAGCTGTCCGGCCCGCTCCCGGGCCTGGCCCTGGCGGCCCACACCGTCGGCTCGCCGCAGATCCGCAACCGCGGCGGCGTCGGCGGCAACCTGGGCGGAGCCTCCCCCGCCGGTGACGCCCACCCGGCGCTGCTGGCCGCCGGCCGCGACGTCTTCGTCGAGGTCGCCTCGCAGGCTCGTGGGACCCGGCTGATCGCCATCGACGACTTCTACGTCGGCGTGAAGCGCAACTCCATGGAGAACGACGAGCTGATCCGCCGGGTGCACATCCCGGTGGCGGACGGCCCGCAGCAGTTCTCGAAGATCGGCACCCGCAACGCGATGGTGATCGCGGTGGCCGCCTTCGGCTTCGCGCTGCACCCCAAGAACGGCACGGTCGGCACCGGCATCGGCTCGGCCGCGCCCACCCCTCGCCGTGCGGTGGAGGCCGAGGAGTACCTGCAGGGCGTGCTCGCCGAGCGCGGTCTGTGGGAGTCCGGTGACCTGCTGGGCACCGAGGTGATCCAGAAGTTCGGCGAGCTGGTGAAGGCCGCCGCCTCCCCGATCGACGACGTCCGAGGCACCGCCGACTACCGCCGCCACACGCTCGCGGTGATGGCCCGGCGCACGCTGACCTGGACCTGGAACGACTACAGCAAGCAGATCAGGAGCGCGGCATGAGGGTCACTTTCACCGCCAACGGCAAGCCGGTCGAGGCGGACGACGTCTGGGAGGGCGAGAGCCTGCTCTATGTGCTGCGCGAGCGGGTGGGCCTGCCGGGCTCCAAGAACGCCTGCGAGCAGGGCGAGTGCGGCTCCTGCACCGTCTACCTGGACGGCGTGCCGGTCTGTTCCTGTCTGGTCGCGGCCGGCCAGGTGCAGGACCGCGAGGTCCGCACCGTCGAGGGTCTGGCCGACGACGAGAGCGGCGAGCTCGGTCTGGTCCAGCAGGCGTTCATCGACGCCGGCGCCGTGCAGTGCGGTTTCTGCACCCCGGGCCTGCTGGTGCAGACCGACGCGCTGCTGGAGCAGGACGCGCAGCCCAGCGACACCGACATCCGTGAGGCGCTGAGCGGCAACCTGTGCCGCTGCACCGGCTACGAGAAGATCATGGACGCGGTGCGGCTGGCGTCCGCCCGCAAGTGCCAGAAGGTGGGTCACTCCGAATGAGCGCTCGCACGATCCAGGGTCAGAAGAACCTTCAGGACATCAACCAGGCGTCCAAGGACGGCATCGGCGGCTCCCCGCTGCGTCCGGACGGCACGCTGAAGGTCAAGGGCGAGTTCGCGTACTCCTCGGACCTGTGGCACGAGGACATGCTCTGGGGCATGGCGCTGCGTTCGCCGCACCCGCGGGCCAACATCCTCAGCGTGGACATCTCCGAGGCCGTCAAGACCCCGGGCGTCTACGCCGTGCTCACCCACGACGACATCCCGGGCTCGAAGTTCTACGGCCTGGAGATCCAGGACCAGCCGGCGCTGGCCAAGGACAAGGTCCGCTACCACGGCGAGGCGATCGCCATCGTGGCCGCCGACCACCCGGAGACGGCCCGCCGCGCGGTGAAGAAGATCAAGGTCGAGTACGAGGTGCTCACCCCGATCGTCACCGAGGAGCAGTGCCTGGACCCGGAGACCTACGGCTACGTCCACGAGCCGCACGAGTACAAGTCGCACGGATACGGCAACATCTGCCACGAGCAGCGGCTGGTGCACGGCGGCGGTGTCACCGACGAGATCCGCGCGCTCGCGGACGTGATCGTCAAGGGCACCTACGAGGTCGGCATGCAGGACCAGGCCTTCCTGGGCCCGGAGTCCGGCATGGCGGTGCCCGCCGAGGACGGCGGCATCGACCTCTACGTGGCCACCCAGTGGCTGCACGTGGACCGCCAGCAGATCGCCCCGGTGCTCGGCCTGCCGGAGGAGAAGGTCCGCCTCACCCTGGCCGGTGTCGGTGGCGCCTTCGGTGGCCGCGAGGACCTGTCGATGCAGATCCACGCCTGCCTGCTGGCGCAGCGCACCGGCAAGCCGGTCAAGATCGTCTACGCCCGCGACGAGTCCTTCTTCGGCCACGTGCACCGCCACCCGGCCAAGATGTACTACGAGCACGGCGCCACCCGCGACGGCAAGCTGGTCTACGCCGACGCCCGGATCGTGCTGGACGGCGGCGCCTACGCCTCCGCCTCCCCCGCGGTGGTCGGCAACGCCGCCTCGCTGGGCCACGGCCCGTACGTCATCCCGAACGCCCGGATGCACGCGATCGCGCTGTACAGCAACAACCCGTCCTGCGGCGCGATGCGCGGCTTCGGCGCGGTGCAGGCCTGCTTCGGCTACGAGACCCAGATGGACAAGCTCGCCGCCGAGCTGGGCATGGACCCGGTGGAGCTGCGCCAGCTGAACGCCATGGCCGAGGGCGACTCGATGCCCACCGGCCAGGTCATCGACTCGCCGGCCCCGGTCGCCGAGCTGCTGCAGCGGGTCAAGGACATGCCGCTGCCGCCGCCGCTGGACCTGGACAACCTGGACGTCCGCACGCTGCCCGGCGCGCTGTCCAACACCTCGCACGGCGAGGGCATCGTGCGCGGCATCGGCTACTCGGTCGGCATCAAGAACGTCGGCTTCTCCGAGGGCTTCGACGACTACTCGACCGCCCGGGTGCGCCTGGAGGTCATCGGCGGCGAGCCGGTGGCCATGGTGCACACCGCGATGGCCGAGGTCGGCCAGGGCGGCATCACGGTGCACGCCCAGATCGCCCGCACCGAGCTGGGCGTCGAGCAGGTCACCATTCACCCGGCCAACACCGAGGTCGGCTCGGCCGGCTCCACCTCCGCCTCCCGGCAGACCTACATGACCGGTGGCGCGGTGAAGCTCGCGGCCGAGGCCGTGAAGCAGGCGCTGATCACCAAGGGCCGCCAGCGCTACGGCTGGACCCAGAACGACATCGACCTGGTCGGTGGCAAGGTGGTCTCCGAGTCGGCCGGCGTGCTGGTCTCGATGGTCGACCTGCTCGGTGACGAGGCGATCGACCTGACCCGCGAGCACCACCACCGCCCGACCGTCCCCTTCGACAAGGAGACCGGGCAGGGCTTCGGCCACGTCCAGTACACCTTCTGCGCCAACCGCGCGGTGGTCGACGTGGACGTCGAGCTGGGCCTGGTCAAGGTGGTCGAGCTGACGGCCGCCCAGGACGTCGGCAAGGCGCTCAACCCGCTCTCGGTGGTCGGCCAGATCCAGGGTGGCTGCACCCAGGCGCTGGGCCTGGCGGTGATGGAGGAGATCATCGTCAAGGACGGCAAGGTGCGCAACGCGTCCTTCACCGACTACCTCATCCCGACCATCCTGGACACCCCGCCGATCCCGGTGGACGTCCTGGAACTGCCCGACCCGAACGCCCCGTACGGGCTGCGCGGCGTCGGCGAGGCACCCACGGTCTCCGCCACCCCCTCGATCGTGGCCGCCATCCGGCAGGCCACCGGGATCGCGCTCAACCGCATCCCGGTCCGTCCCGAGCACCTCACCGGAACGCTCTGACGAACACTTCGAAAACCTCCCCGGGGCGGCGGTCACACAACGTCTTCCCCCGTCGCCCCGGGGCGCACCACCCTCAGTACCACCCTCAGTGCACTATCCCGCTGCCTCTCCCACGCCGGGGCTCTGCAGCGGTGCGCACCACCCCACGCACCGCAC is a genomic window of Kitasatospora azatica KCTC 9699 containing:
- a CDS encoding PucR family transcriptional regulator, whose product is MRVRDLLAPGAPRLRLLAAEDELDRQVSGVMTTDLHDPGRYLHGGELVLTGMLWRTSPEDSERFVRTLAAGGAVALAAGEAEVGPVPEDLIEACRRHRMPLLAVPDDIAFSTLTEFIGRQVSADRAADLAALVDRHRLLVSAAGGGGLDAVLDLLGGDLDLDCWVLTPTGRVVAGPTEHLTAEDRDQLVRAHLAAQRQRRRPPHRARLVSGSYSLLPAAAQPEEETPLADWVLAVAGDVTEWTTKRQQLAENLARLVAAERIRRDEGRRLRRRLADEVLTLLQRDADPAEISRTLYASSAMTAQYEGAVPTPQEPEGSWLVLSAEGTGLPDGVVRAVLEEALTDTSERALIAGSGTGAVVVLPAPATAVPADALRELLAPLEAGLGSEGRITVGVSAPALEAGGLRGALEEARHARRIAAARVGRVCVAGPEELASHVLLLAAVPDEVRRAFRSRLLDKVIAYDIEHQADLVRTLEAFLRSDGSWTRCAAQLHVHVNTLRYRIGRIEELTGRDLSRLEDRVDFYLALELA
- a CDS encoding FAD binding domain-containing protein, producing MEFLRPATWDEALAAKAEYPTALPIAGGTDVMVEMNFDVHRPSAILDLNRITELTEWSVDSDVVQLGASVPYSRIINELSGPLPGLALAAHTVGSPQIRNRGGVGGNLGGASPAGDAHPALLAAGRDVFVEVASQARGTRLIAIDDFYVGVKRNSMENDELIRRVHIPVADGPQQFSKIGTRNAMVIAVAAFGFALHPKNGTVGTGIGSAAPTPRRAVEAEEYLQGVLAERGLWESGDLLGTEVIQKFGELVKAAASPIDDVRGTADYRRHTLAVMARRTLTWTWNDYSKQIRSAA
- a CDS encoding (2Fe-2S)-binding protein, whose amino-acid sequence is MRVTFTANGKPVEADDVWEGESLLYVLRERVGLPGSKNACEQGECGSCTVYLDGVPVCSCLVAAGQVQDREVRTVEGLADDESGELGLVQQAFIDAGAVQCGFCTPGLLVQTDALLEQDAQPSDTDIREALSGNLCRCTGYEKIMDAVRLASARKCQKVGHSE
- the pucD gene encoding xanthine dehydrogenase subunit D, whose protein sequence is MSARTIQGQKNLQDINQASKDGIGGSPLRPDGTLKVKGEFAYSSDLWHEDMLWGMALRSPHPRANILSVDISEAVKTPGVYAVLTHDDIPGSKFYGLEIQDQPALAKDKVRYHGEAIAIVAADHPETARRAVKKIKVEYEVLTPIVTEEQCLDPETYGYVHEPHEYKSHGYGNICHEQRLVHGGGVTDEIRALADVIVKGTYEVGMQDQAFLGPESGMAVPAEDGGIDLYVATQWLHVDRQQIAPVLGLPEEKVRLTLAGVGGAFGGREDLSMQIHACLLAQRTGKPVKIVYARDESFFGHVHRHPAKMYYEHGATRDGKLVYADARIVLDGGAYASASPAVVGNAASLGHGPYVIPNARMHAIALYSNNPSCGAMRGFGAVQACFGYETQMDKLAAELGMDPVELRQLNAMAEGDSMPTGQVIDSPAPVAELLQRVKDMPLPPPLDLDNLDVRTLPGALSNTSHGEGIVRGIGYSVGIKNVGFSEGFDDYSTARVRLEVIGGEPVAMVHTAMAEVGQGGITVHAQIARTELGVEQVTIHPANTEVGSAGSTSASRQTYMTGGAVKLAAEAVKQALITKGRQRYGWTQNDIDLVGGKVVSESAGVLVSMVDLLGDEAIDLTREHHHRPTVPFDKETGQGFGHVQYTFCANRAVVDVDVELGLVKVVELTAAQDVGKALNPLSVVGQIQGGCTQALGLAVMEEIIVKDGKVRNASFTDYLIPTILDTPPIPVDVLELPDPNAPYGLRGVGEAPTVSATPSIVAAIRQATGIALNRIPVRPEHLTGTL